One segment of Meleagris gallopavo isolate NT-WF06-2002-E0010 breed Aviagen turkey brand Nicholas breeding stock chromosome 8, Turkey_5.1, whole genome shotgun sequence DNA contains the following:
- the SFXN2 gene encoding sideroflexin-2 produces the protein MAAVPLGFDIDAPRWDQSTFMGRLWHFFNITDPRTVLVPERELDRAQAMVAGCRAGMVPPGSSQEQLLYAKKLYDSAFHPDSGEKMNLIGRMSFQVPGGMALTGCMLQFYRTVPAVVFWQWVNQSFNAIVNYTNRNAASPISLAQIGVAYVTATTTALATAVGLNLYTKRAPPLLARWVPFAAVAAANCVNIPMMRQQEIIHGISVTDEDNNELGHSRRAAVKGIAQVVVSRITMAAPGMIILPIIMERLEKFPFMQRIRVLHAPLQVLLCGGFLLFMVPAACALFPQRCSLALADLEPELRDSIVTKHGDQVPFVYFNKGL, from the exons ATGGCTGCTGTGCCCCTCGGCTTCGACATCGACGCCCCACGCTGGGACCAGAGCACCTTCATGGGGCGGCTGTGGCACTTCTTCAACATCACTGACCCGCGCACCGTGCTGGTGCCGGAGCGGGAGCTGGACCGGGCGCAGGCCATGGTGGCAGGCTGCAG GGCTGGGATGGTGCCGCCGGggagcagccaggagcagctgctgtaTGCCAAGAAGCTGTACGACTCGGCCTTCCACCCCGACAGCGGTGAGAAGATGAACCTCATTGGCAGGATGTCCTTCCAGGTGCCAGGTGGCATGGCCCTCACTGGCTGCATGCTGCAGTTCTACCG GACAGTGCCGGCCGTGGTGTTCTGGCAGTGGGTGAACCAATCCTTCAATGCCATCGTCAACTACACCAACCGCAACGCCGCATCCCCCATCTCTCTGGC GCAAATAGGAGTGGCTTACGTCACGGCCACCACAACAGCCTTGGCCACTGCTGTGGGACTCAACCTCTACACCAAG CGTGCTCCTCCATTGCTCGCCCGCTGGGtcccttttgcagctgtagCTGCTGCCAACTGCGTGAACATCCCAATGATGAGGCAACA GGAGATCATCCATGGGATCTCAGTGACCGATGAGGACAACAATGAGCTTGGGCACTCCAGG AGAGCAGCGGTGAAGGGCATTGCACAGGTTGTGGTCTCCAGGATCACTATGGCAGCTCCAGGCATGA TCATTCTGCCCATCATCATGGAGCGGCTGGAGAAGTTCCCCTTCATGCag CGGATCCGGGTTCTCCACGCGCCGCTGCAGGTCCTGCTGTGTGGTGGGTT CCTGCTGTTCATGGTGCCGGCAGCCTGTGCCCTGTTCCCTCAGAGATG CTCTCTTGCGCTGGCTGACCTTGAGCCGGAGCTGCGGGACAGCATCGTGACCAAGCATGGGGACCAAGTGCCATTTGTCTACTTTAACAAAGGGCTGTGA